CGACGTTAGAGCATCCTTTAGCTTACGATCCTTCATCACAACAAAGGAGATGCAATCAGTTAAACCCCACTCCTTGTCGATTCGGGACGAATAGAATTTAAAAGCCTTTGAGAACAATTCGGAATCTACAGATAAAATCTCCACATCGTCATCATTCCGCATGTCTTCCAATGTTTCAACTGCTATTTCCCGCCATTGAGGTTTTGCAAGCGCATTACCGACTTCCGTCAAAACCGCTTCAGTCGTAATGAGCTTATCATCAACCTGATCGGCCACGTTTTTCGCTTGCAAATGAAACTCATCGCGGGTGTTTACCAATGCCAAAATATAGCTCGTGTCGATGAATAAGGGCTTTTTCATCGCTTTTCCGTACCGTATAAGTAATGATCATGTTGAGCAGATAAATCAGAAACTCCTAAATCTTTTGCCCGCGCCGAAATCCTTTGTAGAATCTTCTTTTTTCTTTTAGGTTTTTGTTTTGGCAGAGCCTCGATTCGGATGAGATAGCGCTCATTTGGTGTTAAATCAATACTCTTTTCCGGTGTGAGAACATGCCCATCAAATGTGGCGT
The genomic region above belongs to Cytophagia bacterium CHB2 and contains:
- a CDS encoding type II toxin-antitoxin system VapC family toxin; this encodes MKKPLFIDTSYILALVNTRDEFHLQAKNVADQVDDKLITTEAVLTEVGNALAKPQWREIAVETLEDMRNDDDVEILSVDSELFSKAFKFYSSRIDKEWGLTDCISFVVMKDRKLKDALTSDHHFEQAGFQALLRGVKLDDSSSSQS